The following are from one region of the Streptomyces changanensis genome:
- a CDS encoding DUF3631 domain-containing protein has protein sequence MTAPRRTSGLPDLIGRLLTDALYPVPAPHPHHQTLLQVKDRQAELDKELRAVLAGPEPRSHAEAEAELDDIVNLLIDRLDVARDLGLLLGDDTCCTGMASDEKEPVHISEGLAATGDGARRALRVNAPCVVCACLSVFDDYGCPDALASADLVAALRTMNGTAEGRWRYAELTQARLATLLRAYEVASRDITLPDGRRRKSYRRTALLAALPDDCAC, from the coding sequence TTGACCGCCCCCCGGCGCACCAGCGGCCTGCCTGACCTCATCGGGCGCCTGCTGACCGATGCCCTCTATCCCGTCCCCGCGCCGCACCCGCACCACCAGACGCTGCTGCAGGTGAAGGACCGACAGGCCGAGCTCGACAAGGAACTGCGCGCCGTACTGGCCGGCCCCGAGCCGAGGAGCCACGCCGAGGCGGAAGCCGAGCTGGACGACATCGTGAACCTGCTCATCGACAGGCTCGACGTCGCTCGTGACCTGGGCCTCCTGCTCGGCGACGACACCTGCTGCACCGGCATGGCGTCTGACGAGAAGGAACCGGTCCACATCTCCGAAGGTTTGGCCGCGACCGGGGACGGAGCCCGCCGTGCTCTGCGCGTCAACGCCCCCTGCGTCGTCTGCGCCTGCCTGTCCGTCTTCGACGACTACGGCTGCCCGGACGCCCTGGCCTCGGCCGACCTCGTCGCCGCCCTGCGCACCATGAACGGCACCGCCGAAGGCCGCTGGCGCTACGCCGAACTCACCCAGGCCCGCCTCGCCACCCTGCTGCGCGCCTACGAGGTAGCCAGCCGCGACATCACCCTTCCCGACGGCCGCCGCCGAAAGTCCTACCGGCGCACCGCCCTCCTGGCCGCTCTCCCTGACGACTGCGCCTGCTGA
- a CDS encoding SH3 domain-containing protein: MRFARTALCAVALASVAIPATTTVAAAATAAPASLPLVRDCDRPGPWTIGTSAVNIRKSPTTRSSVVGVLYRSHRFTVHSSRGGWHYITDRTTGVKGWVSGSYVYRDVYMCLD, translated from the coding sequence ATGCGTTTCGCCCGCACCGCCCTGTGCGCTGTCGCTCTCGCCAGCGTCGCCATCCCCGCCACCACCACCGTCGCCGCCGCAGCTACCGCCGCACCGGCGTCCCTCCCGCTCGTGCGGGACTGCGACCGACCCGGGCCGTGGACCATCGGCACCAGCGCCGTCAATATCCGCAAGAGCCCCACGACCCGCTCCTCCGTCGTCGGCGTCCTCTACCGCAGCCACCGGTTCACCGTGCACTCCTCTCGCGGGGGCTGGCACTACATCACGGACCGTACGACGGGCGTGAAGGGCTGGGTCTCCGGCAGCTACGTCTACCGGGACGTGTACATGTGCCTCGACTGA
- a CDS encoding winged helix-turn-helix transcriptional regulator, with product MAAARVPSTDLPRVVETLEMIAPRWSVWVLMTLAAETQPMRYSEVNARLPWLVDGQLTPRLRALSNAGLIERTAFSRKHVTYGLTDRGRTLLPTLETLAAYGDQHLDKQLVETKVTKNGTTQVEMLPERIPAAQNAEDALALISYKHATPLLWALKERGPSTMAALHQETMPDLSVAAVYHPVYKLSEDRLVTITPQAGADKDTLSTARISLTAAARALAPVYQAVATWATGRPHTDAGHHPLWGTVRLPAAVRSGQWAAHQARHTMRTAVPVAQPPAPAPAKTWRPADLFSSPTTGPCR from the coding sequence GTGGCCGCTGCCCGAGTTCCGTCCACCGACCTGCCCCGCGTCGTCGAGACGCTGGAGATGATCGCGCCGCGCTGGAGCGTGTGGGTGCTCATGACGCTCGCCGCCGAGACCCAGCCGATGCGCTACAGCGAGGTCAACGCCCGACTGCCGTGGCTCGTCGACGGCCAGCTCACGCCCCGCCTTCGCGCGCTGTCCAATGCCGGCCTGATCGAGCGCACCGCCTTCTCCCGCAAGCACGTCACGTACGGGCTCACCGACCGGGGCCGCACCCTGCTGCCGACCCTGGAGACACTGGCCGCCTACGGCGACCAGCACCTCGACAAGCAGCTCGTCGAGACGAAGGTGACCAAGAACGGCACCACGCAGGTGGAGATGCTGCCGGAGCGGATACCGGCTGCGCAGAACGCCGAAGACGCCCTCGCGCTGATCTCGTACAAGCACGCCACCCCGCTGCTGTGGGCGCTCAAGGAGCGCGGCCCCTCGACCATGGCGGCCCTGCACCAGGAGACGATGCCCGACCTCAGCGTCGCCGCCGTCTACCACCCGGTGTACAAGCTGAGCGAGGACCGCCTCGTCACCATCACCCCCCAGGCTGGAGCGGACAAGGACACGCTCAGCACGGCGCGGATCAGCCTGACGGCCGCTGCCCGCGCCCTCGCTCCGGTGTATCAGGCCGTGGCCACCTGGGCGACCGGCCGGCCGCACACGGACGCCGGCCACCATCCCCTGTGGGGGACCGTCCGGCTGCCCGCCGCCGTCCGGTCCGGACAGTGGGCCGCTCACCAGGCCCGGCACACGATGCGTACCGCCGTGCCCGTCGCCCAGCCGCCTGCCCCGGCCCCCGCGAAGACCTGGCGGCCGGCTGACCTGTTCTCGTCCCCGACGACAGGCCCGTGCCGGTGA